From the Comamonas odontotermitis genome, one window contains:
- a CDS encoding DUF6963 family protein yields the protein MTLGIAAHGPQAGAAVRQAVIAAELLGRGEIGGFAVFAVIDAAGQVHHCWGQQGGITALQIPPVWLAATHAAVITSGPERPEPLMQFLPGRDGVGLVTGHRLPNRPGAIHQEPLNQRVLALLATGIPPQAAVDQVLAAHPQADAGLIAINALGQIGCGNSARVQQRGDTGAGLWHSTDEAQAGFAFLHNAIQPAPAVAECVQSMLRAVLDQTGHPARYQMLQLTDVIPVEPAAADAVYVDAQWRVERVASADPFMAQARQNITLLPLAMPVWQAGRCVGRMATELFAQVAHGRATPAAAGIANLALVKLQPR from the coding sequence ATGACTTTAGGAATCGCGGCCCACGGGCCACAGGCGGGCGCCGCCGTGCGCCAGGCGGTGATCGCGGCGGAACTGCTGGGCCGGGGCGAGATCGGCGGCTTTGCGGTGTTTGCAGTCATCGATGCAGCTGGCCAGGTGCACCATTGCTGGGGCCAGCAGGGCGGCATCACGGCGCTGCAGATTCCACCTGTATGGCTGGCAGCCACGCACGCCGCAGTCATCACCAGCGGGCCCGAGCGGCCCGAGCCACTCATGCAATTTCTGCCGGGGCGCGACGGTGTGGGCCTGGTCACCGGCCACCGCCTGCCCAACCGCCCCGGCGCCATTCACCAGGAGCCGCTGAACCAGCGCGTGCTCGCCCTGCTGGCCACCGGCATACCCCCCCAGGCAGCCGTCGATCAGGTGCTGGCCGCCCACCCCCAGGCCGATGCAGGCTTGATCGCCATCAATGCACTGGGCCAGATCGGCTGCGGCAACAGTGCGCGCGTGCAGCAGCGCGGCGATACAGGCGCAGGCCTATGGCACAGCACGGATGAGGCGCAGGCTGGCTTTGCATTTCTGCACAATGCCATCCAGCCCGCACCGGCGGTGGCGGAATGTGTGCAAAGCATGCTGCGCGCCGTGCTGGACCAAACGGGGCACCCTGCCCGCTACCAGATGCTGCAATTGACGGATGTCATCCCAGTGGAGCCCGCTGCCGCCGACGCCGTGTACGTGGATGCGCAATGGCGCGTGGAGCGCGTCGCGTCGGCCGACCCCTTCATGGCGCAGGCGCGGCAGAACATCACCTTGCTGCCGCTTGCCATGCCCGTATGGCAAGCGGGCCGCTGCGTGGGGCGGATGGCTACAGAGCTGTTCGCCCAGGTGGCCCATGGCCGGGCTACGCCAGCGGCTGCGGGTATCGCCAATCTGGCCCTGGTGAAGCTTCAGCCCCGCTAG